The DNA region CTTGCGCATGGCCTTGCGCAGTTCCTGTCTCTTGTCGGccgcctccaacacctccttgAGCTCGCCGGTCGGGGCGGCGGGAAGGTTGATGGTCTGCTTCTGGATTGGGATCTTTGGTGCGAGGGCCTCGAGGTCACCGGATGCCATGAGTTTCGCCTCGAGTTGTCGCTGTCTCTTCGCCGCTAATCTACGTTGCTTCTTGGATTTGGCTGTGAAAAGGATTGTTGTCAGCAGACGAATACTCCCCTGAccgcacacacacaagaaTGAAACATACAATAAGCATCTCCAGCATccgcatcagcatcatcgcTGCGCTTCTGTCCTACTTCCACGCACTTCCAGAGCCACTCGGGGTACTGATCATCGGGGAGCGCCACAGGATCGGTTTTGCCCTTGAGGTAGTTGAGGCCGTTGAGAACGGTGCCAGCAGGGCATGACGAGAGACCGGCGGCATTGTCTGTTGTTGGCTCGGTGTTTAAGGGAGTGAGTTCGGgagcctcggcggcggcagcggcattGCGCGCgcggagggtggtgctgaagAAGGCTTGTAGTATCCTCGgtgtcgtcctcgtcacTGTTTGGGATGTGATTGCTGTGAACTGCCTGGAGGTCAGACCAGACGCCTGCCGGAGACAACTTCGACAGATCATGGTTTTTGAAGAATGTGTCGGCGAACGGGGGActgctgtggttggtggtggaatgggggagggggcacTTCTTGAAGGCCGCGGGTGGTTTGCGGAGGAGCCAAGCTAAAAATTTCTAGGGAGGCCGAGATGCACAATTGCGCCGTTTGGTAATTGGATGGATGTCATGTCCAGCTCACGACAAGCGCAACATCTACATTTTAAAATCAACTATTGCGCATGGGCATAAAACATGCAATTGGCATTAAACATATTCACGGTGGTTTTAACAGGTCTCCATTGTCTGTATTTACAATATCGAGTCCCCGGCACAGCGACTCAATGGCCAAGGTAAACAGCTGCCATGCTTGCTCTGCCGTCATGGCTGCTTGTTCCTGCCGAgtccacccatccaccaccacagctaCCCGGCCGTCCACTTTATAATGCCGTCTATTCACTCCCCAAAGCTCACATTCACTGTCCTCAAAATCCATGTCGGTCCGTAACCCCTCATTCCTTGGGAATAATGTTTTGCTGCTCAAACAGGTAACCCTTGGCCCGGGAGTCCTTGAGAAGCTCGAGATACC from Podospora pseudoanserina strain CBS 124.78 chromosome 1, whole genome shotgun sequence includes:
- a CDS encoding hypothetical protein (antiSMASH:Cluster_4; BUSCO:EOG09265KQ4; EggNog:ENOG503P3P1; COG:J) encodes the protein MICRSCLRQASGLTSRQFTAITSQTVTRTTPRILQAFFSTTLRARNAAAAAEAPELTPLNTEPTTDNAAGLSSCPAGTVLNGLNYLKGKTDPVALPDDQYPEWLWKCVEVGQKRSDDADADAGDAYSKSKKQRRLAAKRQRQLEAKLMASGDLEALAPKIPIQKQTINLPAAPTGELKEVLEAADKRQELRKAMRKERRANIKESNYLKTM